In the genome of Cupriavidus taiwanensis, one region contains:
- a CDS encoding type II toxin-antitoxin system VapB family antitoxin — protein MRTTVTIDDALYEQALEMADPGMDKADLFREAIKTFVRVQAAKRLAALGGAAPGMQDVPRRNPEPDVK, from the coding sequence ATGCGCACGACAGTCACGATCGATGACGCCCTGTATGAACAAGCACTGGAGATGGCGGACCCCGGCATGGACAAGGCAGACCTGTTTCGCGAGGCAATCAAGACATTCGTTCGGGTGCAGGCCGCCAAGCGCCTCGCGGCCCTCGGCGGCGCAGCGCCCGGCATGCAAGACGTACCGCGCCGCAATCCCGAACCCGACGTCAAATGA
- a CDS encoding type II toxin-antitoxin system VapC family toxin: MNVLVDTSVWVGHFRQRNDALIRLMEADQVLTHPLVVAELACGTPPAPRAQTLGDIGLLQAARQATLGEIISLVEREQLYGLGCGLVDVTLLASTLITPGARLWTLDQRLSALSVRFGVGYRPRLH; this comes from the coding sequence ATGAACGTGCTCGTCGACACCTCGGTGTGGGTGGGCCATTTCCGGCAGCGCAATGACGCCCTGATCCGCCTGATGGAGGCAGACCAGGTGCTGACCCATCCCCTGGTCGTGGCCGAACTGGCCTGCGGCACGCCACCGGCGCCGCGGGCGCAGACGCTCGGCGACATCGGGTTGCTGCAGGCCGCCAGGCAGGCAACGCTGGGAGAAATCATCTCGCTGGTGGAGCGCGAGCAACTGTATGGGCTGGGCTGCGGCCTGGTGGATGTCACCTTGCTGGCTTCGACCCTGATCACCCCCGGTGCCCGCCTCTGGACGCTGGACCAGCGGCTTAGCGCCTTGTCCGTCCGGTTTGGCGTGGGATATCGTCCTCGCCTGCACTAG